One genomic window of Panicum hallii strain FIL2 chromosome 6, PHallii_v3.1, whole genome shotgun sequence includes the following:
- the LOC112896265 gene encoding teosinte glume architecture 1-like: MDWDLKAPGAWDLAELEHDHAGGAAAAAAGAAGTSGGHGNAAASAYRPPGALECSVDLKLGGLGECELGAAPARRQPAAAAAGKAPAPAASGAAAAAGPSSPGPGAPAKRPRPAGGGGQQQQQCPSCAVEGCTADLSKCRDYHRRHKVCEAHSKTPVVVVAGREMRFCQQCSRFHLLAEFDDTKRSCRKRLDGHNRRRRKPQPDTMASASFIASQQGTRFSPFAAPRLDANWPGVIKTEESPYYTHQIPLGTSNRHHFVGSSSAYAKEGRRFPFLQEGEINFATGVVLEAPASARQPVLKTAAPPESSSGSTGGKMFSDGLTRVLDSDCALSLLSAPANSSGIDVSRMVRPTEHVPMAQPVVSGLQFGSPSWFSRPQASAGGAAAATAGFPPCPVAEGGQQLNTVLSSNDNEMNYSGMFHVGGSGGGGGGEGSSDGTSSSLPFSWQ; this comes from the exons ATGGACTGGGATCTCAAGGCGCCGGGCGCGTGGGACCTCGCGGAGCTGGAGCACGACCAcgcaggcggcgcggcggcggcggcggcgggagcggcgGGGACGTCCGGCGGCCACGGCAATGCGGCCGCCTCGGCGTACCGCCCGCCCGGGGCGCTCGAGTGCTCGGTGGACCTCAAGCTCGGCGGGCTGGGCGAGTGCGAGCTCGGCGCGGCGCCGGCACGCAggcagcccgccgccgccgccgcggggaagGCCCCAGCCCCCGCAGCctccggggcggcggcggcggcgggcccgtCGTCGCCCGGCCCCGGTGCGCCGGCGAAGCGGCCGcgcccggcgggcggcggcgggcagcagcagcagcagtgccCGTCGTGCGCGGTGGAGGGGTGCACAGCGGACCTGAGCAAGTGCCGCGACTACCACCGGCGGCACAAGGTGTGCGAGGCGCACTCCAAGAcgcccgtcgtcgtcgtcgccggccgCGAGATGCGCTTCTGCCAGCAGTGCAGCAG GTTTCACTTACTTGCGGAGTTCGACGACACCAAGCGCAGCTGTAGGAAGCGCCTAGATGGGCACAATCGCCGCCGCAGGAAGCCACAACCAGATACCATGGCTTCTGCAAGCTTCATCGCGAGTCAACAAG GGACACGATTCTCACCATTTGCAGCTCCGAGACTTGATGCGAACTGGCCGGGCGTAATCAAAACCGAGGAGAGTCCATACTACACTCACCAGATCCCTCTGGGCACCAGCAACAGGCATCATTTCGTCGGCTCGTCGTCTGCTTACGCCAAAGAAGGCCGCCGCTTCCCTTTCCTGCAGGAGGGCGAGATAAATTTTGCCACCGGCGTGGTGCTGGAGGCTCCAGCTTCCGCGCGCCAGCCGGTCCTCAAGACGGCAGCACCTCCCgagagcagcagcggcagcaccGGCGGGAAGATGTTCTCCGACGGGCTGACCCGCGTGCTCGACTCGGATTGTGCTCTCTCTCTTCTGTCAGCTCCGGCGAACTCCTCCGGCATCGACGTCAGCAGGATGGTGCGGCCGACTGAACACGTCCCTATGGCGCAGCCCGTGGTGTCGGGCCTGCAGTTCGGCAGCCCGTCGTGGTTCTCGCGCCCCCAGGCTTCcgcgggcggcgccgccgcggccacggCAGGGTTCCCCCCCTGCCCCGTGGCGGAGGGCGGGCAGCAGCTGAATACCGTGCTGAGCTCCAACGACAACGAGATGAACTACAGCGGGATGTTCCAcgtcggcggcagcggcggcggcggcggcggcgagggctcCTCGGACGGCACCTCTTCGTCGCTGCCCTTCTCGTGGCAGTAG